A window of the Penaeus monodon isolate SGIC_2016 chromosome 11, NSTDA_Pmon_1, whole genome shotgun sequence genome harbors these coding sequences:
- the LOC119578681 gene encoding LOW QUALITY PROTEIN: probable transcriptional regulatory protein Kole_1935 (The sequence of the model RefSeq protein was modified relative to this genomic sequence to represent the inferred CDS: deleted 1 base in 1 codon) has translation MSHTIRLVRPLIAQYQISIAGKIPWSRAPVLGYGNASISLDQRFLQCRGMAGHSKWANIKHTKAAKDSERQKKFMKCSRLIKLAVKEGGSVDPKLNSKLAKAIEFARSCSMPVASIESALKASQKSQDDAKPAIMEYRGPGGVFILTELLTSNFSRTRQMLQTVLKKHNVQETKGAIRMFEEKGIIIAEGNGLSLEAAMDNAIEIGAEDVEEEEDSLVFTSTPDDFLAVKQGLENLKYNISYASVDFIPISPITLNENDQEALDIIIQKMEDVDDVMRVHVSL, from the exons CTTGTACGGCCGCTGATTGCGCAGTATCAGATTTCCATCGCAGGTAAAATTCCATGGAGCAGAGCGCCCGTTCTCGGATATGGAAATGCCAGTATTAGCCTTGACCAGAGATTCCTCCAGTGCCGAGGCATGGCTGGACATTCCAAGTGGGCAAATATCAAACACACCAAAGCTGCC AAGGATTCTGAGAGACAGAAGAAATTTATGAAGTGTTCAAGGCTCATAAAGCTTGCCGTTAaag AGGGTGGAAGTGTAGACCCTAAGCTGAACTCAAAGCTAGCCAAAGCAATTGAATTTGCGCGGAGTTGCAGCATGCCCGTGGCAAGCATTGAAAGTGCGTTAAAAGCATCTCAG aAATCCCAAGATGATGCTAAACCAGCAATTATGGAATATAGAGGACCTGGTGGCGTATTCATTTTAACGGAATTGCTTACTTCAAATTTTTCTCGTACAAGGCAGATGCTACAAACAGTTCTAAAGAAACACAA CGTACAGGAGACAAAAGGGGCTATACGTATGTTCGAGGAAAAGGGGATTATTATAGCAGAGGGTAATGGCTTATCTTTGGAGGCTGCGATGGACAATGCAATAGAAATAGGAGCCGAGGAtgttgaagaagaagaggatagtcTTGTG TTTACAAGTACACCAGATGACTTTTTAGCTGTCAAACAAGGCCTGGAGAATCTCAAGTATAATATCAGCTATGCAAGTGTAGATTTCATCCCTATATCCCCCATTACCCTAAATGAAAATGACCAAGAAGCTCTGGACATCATTATTCAGAAAATGGAAGATGTTGACGATGTTATGAGAGTGCACGTTAGTTTATAG